A stretch of Nitrospinota bacterium DNA encodes these proteins:
- a CDS encoding 3-deoxy-D-manno-octulosonic acid transferase — protein MDFLYYILTGGMLLIASPFLLLRAMVSSTFRNDIKERMNGARSLPELEDTLWIHASSVGEVRLAKILISGLPKDESRPIAISTFTPTGYKLALEEKLPNVFRLPLDFPLWLNPVFDRLRPSKLVLIEAELWPSLLRQCKHRNIPVIQVNGRVSEKSVKNYGKFPSFLLWMTESIQQFSMRSQTDADRFLQLGIAKDKILVSGNIKFDVTSAQIKDDYQPEWKEESLVVVFGSTRPGEEGPIMDALVNLKKEFPHLIGVIAPRHMERCREVEDLIREFEVDYALLSNQNDLANWQGTVLLLDSLGKLNAFYKTATVVYVGGGFNPRFGGHNILEPAALGKPVLFGKFMNNFEEEAKLLKQSEGGRQLQNIEELYDVLKWLLMNQDERQKLGQSAEKTVQANTGALRKNIELIRQR, from the coding sequence ATGGATTTTTTGTATTATATTCTTACAGGAGGGATGCTGCTAATTGCTTCTCCCTTTCTTCTTCTAAGAGCAATGGTCTCTTCGACTTTCCGCAATGACATAAAGGAAAGAATGAATGGGGCACGGTCTCTGCCCGAACTGGAAGATACTTTGTGGATTCATGCTTCATCGGTTGGGGAAGTTCGGCTGGCTAAAATATTAATTTCCGGCCTGCCAAAAGATGAATCCAGACCCATCGCCATTTCAACGTTCACTCCAACTGGTTATAAGCTGGCCTTGGAAGAAAAACTTCCGAACGTATTCAGATTACCACTGGACTTTCCACTCTGGCTCAACCCTGTCTTTGATCGTTTACGACCCTCTAAACTGGTTTTAATTGAAGCCGAGCTATGGCCTTCTCTACTCCGTCAATGTAAACATAGAAATATTCCTGTAATCCAGGTGAATGGAAGGGTTTCGGAAAAATCAGTCAAGAATTATGGAAAATTCCCATCCTTCCTGTTGTGGATGACTGAGTCGATTCAACAATTTTCCATGCGATCCCAAACCGATGCAGACAGGTTTTTGCAGTTAGGAATCGCTAAAGATAAAATCCTGGTTTCGGGAAATATCAAGTTCGATGTGACCTCAGCTCAAATCAAAGATGATTATCAGCCCGAATGGAAAGAGGAATCACTGGTAGTGGTTTTTGGTTCTACCCGCCCGGGAGAAGAAGGCCCAATTATGGATGCACTGGTTAATCTTAAAAAAGAGTTTCCCCATCTGATCGGTGTGATCGCCCCCAGGCATATGGAAAGATGCAGGGAAGTCGAAGACCTGATCCGCGAATTCGAAGTGGATTATGCCCTTCTCTCCAATCAGAATGATTTGGCAAACTGGCAGGGAACCGTTTTACTCCTGGATAGCCTGGGAAAACTCAATGCGTTTTATAAGACAGCGACGGTGGTCTATGTAGGCGGTGGATTCAATCCCCGGTTTGGGGGACACAACATTCTCGAACCAGCGGCATTAGGAAAACCCGTTCTGTTTGGAAAATTCATGAATAACTTTGAGGAAGAGGCAAAGCTACTCAAACAATCAGAGGGCGGCCGGCAACTTCAAAATATTGAAGAACTCTACGATGTTTTAAAATGGTTATTGATGAATCAGGACGAGCGGCAGAAGCTGGGACAGTCTGCAGAAAAAACTGTACAGGCCAACACTGGGGCATTGAGAAAAAACATTGAGCTCATTCGCCAGAGATAG
- a CDS encoding sodium/proline symporter: MTELSGTIAVVFLLYVLAMLGIGVWTARLTRSPLDFFLADRSLKAWVTAISSTASSESAWAVLGTVGLAYKEGLSAIWFMPGCLLGYLINWLFIAEKLRKHSEENRSITLPDYFENHFDDKSHALRVISVVIIFFCMMAYVAAQFTAIGKTFDAIFGVPHIVSISVGGAIVLVYTMMGGVRAVAWTDFAQGIIMALGLVILSVVALSSLGGFSGMLVEVEKTSPETLNWMGGKSVAAFLGSMVGLLGIGLGYPGQPHVVTRYMAAKNTETIEKGTWIALGWGLVVYSSSIMLGICGQALFPGLEDPEHLFPRAAEQLLPTLLTAVVLTGVLAAIMSTVSAQILVAASAIAHDVYSRLLKKTISHKMILRISRATVLVLGVGAMLIALGETRVIFWFVLFAWSGLGASFGPLILFTLYSKRVTRQGAIAGMLAGFLTTLVWKIAGLSDALIYELVPAFLIAAMTIYLVSNASRKIQ, translated from the coding sequence ATGACAGAATTATCCGGGACCATTGCAGTTGTTTTCTTGTTATACGTACTGGCTATGCTGGGTATCGGAGTATGGACAGCCAGGTTGACTCGATCCCCGCTGGACTTTTTTCTCGCAGACCGGTCTTTGAAAGCCTGGGTAACGGCTATCTCTTCTACCGCAAGTTCAGAAAGTGCCTGGGCTGTATTGGGAACAGTGGGCCTGGCTTACAAGGAGGGCTTGTCGGCAATCTGGTTCATGCCGGGTTGCCTGTTAGGCTATTTGATCAACTGGTTGTTTATCGCGGAAAAACTTCGTAAACATTCTGAAGAGAATAGATCTATCACCCTTCCGGATTATTTTGAAAACCATTTTGATGACAAGAGCCATGCCCTCCGTGTGATTTCGGTGGTGATCATTTTTTTCTGCATGATGGCTTATGTGGCGGCGCAGTTTACCGCTATTGGCAAAACCTTCGATGCTATTTTCGGGGTTCCGCATATAGTAAGTATTTCAGTGGGCGGGGCGATTGTGCTTGTTTACACAATGATGGGCGGTGTTCGCGCTGTGGCTTGGACTGATTTTGCCCAGGGAATTATTATGGCTTTGGGACTGGTGATCCTTTCGGTGGTTGCGTTATCCAGTTTGGGTGGTTTTTCAGGAATGCTGGTGGAGGTGGAAAAAACATCACCCGAAACTTTGAATTGGATGGGAGGAAAATCTGTGGCCGCTTTTTTGGGTTCCATGGTGGGGTTGTTGGGGATCGGGCTCGGCTACCCGGGTCAGCCTCATGTTGTCACCCGGTATATGGCAGCGAAAAATACTGAAACCATCGAAAAGGGAACCTGGATCGCATTGGGCTGGGGACTGGTAGTTTATTCATCATCTATTATGCTGGGCATTTGTGGTCAGGCCCTTTTCCCGGGACTGGAAGACCCCGAACACCTGTTTCCCAGGGCAGCGGAACAACTACTGCCAACTTTGTTGACGGCGGTGGTGTTGACGGGTGTATTGGCGGCCATCATGTCTACGGTGTCAGCACAGATTCTGGTTGCCGCTTCTGCCATAGCCCATGATGTGTATTCCAGACTGCTCAAAAAAACAATTTCACACAAGATGATTCTTCGCATCAGCCGGGCAACGGTGCTGGTTTTAGGCGTGGGGGCTATGCTTATCGCACTTGGTGAAACAAGGGTCATTTTCTGGTTCGTGTTGTTTGCCTGGTCGGGACTCGGAGCGAGTTTTGGTCCGCTCATTTTATTTACGTTGTACTCTAAAAGAGTGACACGGCAAGGTGCTATAGCAGGAATGCTGGCCGGATTTTTAACAACACTTGTATGGAAGATTGCAGGACTTTCTGATGCCTTGATTTATGAATTGGTCCCAGCTTTTTTAATCGCCGCTATGACCATTTATTTAGTCAGTAACGCGTCCAGAAAAATTCAATAG
- a CDS encoding 30S ribosomal protein S20, giving the protein MANHKSALKRNRQNLKKNERNKGYRTLVKTLSKKVRAEAEAGNKEQAEKDLMVAQKTIAKVGGKGILHARAASRKISSLTRLVNRIA; this is encoded by the coding sequence TTGGCTAATCATAAATCTGCGTTAAAGCGCAACAGGCAGAACCTGAAAAAAAATGAAAGAAACAAAGGTTATCGTACCTTAGTCAAGACGTTGTCTAAAAAAGTTCGTGCTGAAGCTGAGGCTGGTAATAAAGAGCAGGCTGAGAAAGACTTAATGGTTGCTCAGAAAACTATCGCCAAGGTTGGCGGTAAAGGCATCCTTCATGCCCGGGCGGCATCCCGAAAAATATCCAGTCTCACCCGTTTGGTCAACCGTATCGCCTGA
- a CDS encoding gamma carbonic anhydrase family protein, with product MIHSFKGKNPEIDDSSLVVESAQVIGDVKIGEESSVWFNAVIRGDVNHIQIGKRTNIQDGCVLHVARKTLPLVIGDEVTVGHNVTLHACTIESQCLIGMGAIVMDGAEVGTQSIVGAGSLVTPDTKIPPKSLVLGSPAKVKRELTEEEIRGIRESAANYVGDIETYLD from the coding sequence ATGATTCATTCATTTAAAGGAAAAAACCCAGAGATTGATGACTCTTCTCTGGTTGTGGAAAGCGCGCAGGTCATCGGTGATGTGAAAATTGGTGAAGAGAGTAGTGTGTGGTTCAATGCTGTAATACGTGGCGATGTCAATCATATCCAGATAGGCAAGCGTACAAACATTCAGGATGGATGTGTCCTGCATGTTGCCCGTAAGACTCTGCCGCTGGTTATTGGAGATGAAGTGACTGTGGGTCATAACGTCACGTTGCACGCCTGCACCATTGAGTCGCAATGTCTCATTGGAATGGGCGCGATTGTTATGGACGGTGCGGAAGTAGGAACGCAATCCATTGTAGGCGCCGGTTCCCTCGTGACCCCTGACACGAAGATTCCGCCTAAAAGCCTGGTGTTGGGATCGCCGGCAAAAGTTAAAAGGGAACTGACGGAAGAAGAAATTCGCGGTATTCGTGAATCGGCGGCCAATTATGTCGGCGATATTGAAACTTATTTGGATTAA
- a CDS encoding Hpt domain-containing protein, giving the protein MSAEQEPVLNKQAALELCDDDEELFLEIVAAYFEDATEHSRQLLYALEAGDAHEVEERAHALKGASANICAGPVREAALQLERAGRSKDLSQAPQLYKVFKKEFQRLMEYLKPLVSEG; this is encoded by the coding sequence ATGTCGGCTGAGCAAGAACCAGTTCTAAACAAGCAGGCCGCTTTAGAGCTATGCGATGATGATGAAGAGCTTTTTTTGGAAATAGTGGCGGCCTATTTTGAAGATGCTACCGAGCATTCCCGTCAGCTTCTATATGCTCTTGAAGCAGGAGATGCCCACGAGGTTGAAGAAAGGGCACATGCTCTAAAAGGAGCCTCAGCCAATATTTGTGCAGGACCAGTCAGGGAAGCCGCTCTCCAACTGGAAAGAGCCGGTCGAAGCAAGGACCTGAGTCAGGCCCCTCAACTTTATAAAGTATTTAAAAAAGAGTTCCAACGGTTGATGGAATATCTCAAGCCACTGGTATCTGAGGGCTGA
- the lpxK gene encoding tetraacyldisaccharide 4'-kinase, whose product MSEIFYKIISSDRKWYWFPFFIILQFISLLYLLGHHFRLWAYRWGVFPSRKLNCRVISVGNLTLGGTGKTPFVMMIAETLRGNGLKPAILSRGYGGESNNPVNVVCDGKQTLLSPEWVGDEAVMMAEKLKNVPILTGPDRYQTGRYALEHFDVDTLVLDDGFQHLALKRDLDILLFDHFRPLGNTHLFPAGELREPVIETRRADMVCFTHYSGGAINFDSRLLGSVPQMKTHLRLDSIIRMDDEEVLDVEILKNEPVAAFCGIAKPDGFKQILLDSQIHPKVFKAFPDHYPYTLQDIRDLEASALEKGARFILLPEKDAVKLKDMELTLPFFKVVIEIEILEGRETFNKQLLGQHDAGFGG is encoded by the coding sequence ATGTCAGAAATTTTCTATAAAATAATATCTTCCGACCGTAAATGGTACTGGTTTCCATTTTTTATAATCTTGCAATTCATCTCTCTGCTTTATTTGCTGGGTCACCATTTTCGGCTCTGGGCATACAGATGGGGAGTGTTTCCCAGTCGCAAGCTAAATTGCCGGGTCATCAGTGTTGGTAACCTGACGTTAGGCGGTACAGGAAAAACACCCTTTGTCATGATGATCGCGGAAACACTCAGGGGGAATGGACTCAAACCCGCTATTCTCAGCCGGGGATATGGCGGGGAATCCAATAATCCTGTTAATGTCGTGTGTGATGGGAAGCAAACCCTCCTTTCACCGGAGTGGGTCGGCGATGAAGCCGTTATGATGGCGGAAAAACTTAAAAATGTTCCTATTTTAACCGGGCCAGACCGATATCAAACCGGAAGGTATGCGCTTGAACATTTTGATGTTGATACCCTGGTTTTAGATGATGGCTTTCAACATTTGGCTTTAAAACGCGATCTGGACATATTGCTTTTCGATCATTTCAGACCGTTGGGCAACACACATCTTTTTCCTGCAGGGGAACTGCGTGAGCCGGTAATAGAAACACGACGAGCAGACATGGTTTGTTTCACCCATTATTCAGGTGGTGCAATAAATTTTGACTCTCGTTTATTGGGTTCCGTACCTCAAATGAAAACACACCTGCGCCTTGATTCCATAATCCGTATGGATGATGAAGAAGTTCTGGATGTGGAAATTTTAAAAAATGAACCTGTTGCGGCGTTTTGTGGCATCGCTAAACCGGACGGTTTCAAACAGATTTTGCTGGACTCACAAATTCACCCAAAAGTTTTCAAAGCTTTTCCCGACCATTATCCATACACCCTGCAGGATATTAGAGATTTGGAAGCAAGTGCGCTTGAAAAAGGCGCCCGCTTTATTCTGCTTCCGGAAAAAGACGCTGTGAAACTCAAAGATATGGAACTTACTTTGCCGTTTTTCAAAGTGGTGATCGAAATTGAAATACTTGAAGGGCGTGAAACTTTTAACAAACAGTTGCTCGGTCAGCATGACGCCGGGTTTGGCGGGTAA
- a CDS encoding response regulator: MARILLVEDNEMNRDMLSRRLERKGFEVLIAVDGQQGVNMARKETPDLILMDMSLPVMDGWEAVRTLKDDPETQVIPVLGLSAHAMTPDRDKAIKAGCDDYDTKPVDIKRLLEKIQSLLG, encoded by the coding sequence ATGGCCAGAATTCTTCTTGTTGAAGATAATGAAATGAATCGGGACATGTTGTCACGTCGTTTGGAACGGAAAGGCTTTGAAGTCCTCATTGCTGTGGATGGGCAACAAGGAGTGAACATGGCTCGTAAGGAAACTCCAGACCTCATTCTCATGGACATGAGCTTGCCGGTTATGGATGGATGGGAAGCCGTTCGTACACTTAAAGACGATCCGGAAACTCAGGTTATTCCGGTTTTAGGCCTTTCAGCACACGCTATGACACCAGACAGGGATAAAGCTATCAAAGCCGGTTGTGACGACTACGATACCAAACCGGTAGATATAAAACGATTACTGGAGAAAATCCAGTCTTTACTTGGCTAA
- a CDS encoding MTAP family purine nucleoside phosphorylase, with amino-acid sequence MAECAAVPIAVIGGSGAYHLLTSEALGKEKGCDVFETPYGKSAPIHRFSFEGLEFLFLSRHGETDYSLTAPFVNYRANIHALKQCGVERVISWSGPGIINTVFKPGDFVVPHDIIDETRNRETTFFKDTGVGFIRMNEPFCPQIAETLHDILHSSGLPHHDKAVYACTEGPRLETPAEIKKLRLLGADLVGMTLAPEAFLAREMEICYTPFCYLTNYAEGVKPRKFKKGELFEGMQTEEEKKNVDLAIQNFPRLINKVFESLEGTPRTCDCPEAMRRYKDKGMI; translated from the coding sequence ATGGCTGAATGTGCTGCGGTCCCAATAGCGGTGATTGGAGGCAGTGGGGCCTACCATCTTCTAACCTCAGAGGCTCTTGGCAAAGAAAAGGGGTGTGATGTTTTTGAAACCCCATATGGAAAAAGCGCACCCATTCATCGTTTCAGTTTTGAAGGCTTGGAGTTTTTATTCTTATCCCGACATGGAGAAACGGATTATTCCCTCACTGCTCCTTTTGTCAATTACCGGGCTAACATTCATGCATTAAAACAATGCGGGGTTGAGCGGGTGATTTCCTGGTCCGGGCCTGGAATCATCAATACGGTTTTCAAGCCGGGAGATTTTGTTGTACCGCATGACATCATTGATGAAACGAGAAACCGGGAAACCACTTTTTTTAAAGATACAGGTGTCGGATTCATCCGCATGAACGAACCTTTTTGTCCGCAGATCGCTGAAACCTTGCACGATATTCTGCACTCCAGCGGACTGCCCCACCATGATAAAGCGGTTTATGCCTGCACCGAAGGCCCGCGATTGGAAACCCCGGCGGAGATAAAAAAACTGCGCCTGCTGGGTGCTGACCTTGTGGGAATGACCCTGGCTCCGGAGGCTTTTCTGGCCCGGGAAATGGAAATATGTTACACACCTTTTTGCTACCTGACCAACTATGCAGAAGGAGTAAAACCTCGAAAGTTTAAAAAAGGGGAACTGTTTGAGGGGATGCAAACTGAAGAAGAAAAGAAGAACGTTGATCTTGCAATACAAAACTTTCCTCGGTTGATTAACAAGGTTTTTGAAAGTTTGGAAGGAACCCCACGTACCTGCGATTGTCCCGAAGCCATGCGTCGCTATAAAGATAAGGGAATGATTTAG
- a CDS encoding tetratricopeptide repeat protein — protein sequence MNLTELENSFKTAEENGLPAEILETIIPLANAYQQGRKYDSAVRCMRNALQRIRDDGDTCQQAVLLTALGTAFWEKAQLQKALDEFRPALDLFKESGEKMGERAILAMVGITFWRKCEWNRALEIFSDLLKEENEIAFDDRFLSLQGALERGVAILRNRVRMGRELQDPKKILQPLFSLSSIYLISGELEELNSTLSESISLADQLGEKEILDAAQGIRQLAFPT from the coding sequence ATGAATCTGACTGAACTGGAAAATTCATTTAAAACAGCGGAAGAAAATGGTTTGCCTGCTGAAATTCTGGAAACAATTATTCCATTGGCCAATGCTTATCAGCAGGGACGAAAGTATGATTCAGCTGTGCGATGCATGCGGAATGCGTTGCAGAGGATTCGGGATGATGGGGACACCTGTCAGCAAGCCGTTCTCTTGACAGCTCTTGGCACTGCCTTCTGGGAAAAGGCTCAACTGCAAAAGGCATTGGATGAGTTTCGTCCCGCACTGGACCTTTTTAAAGAGTCTGGCGAAAAAATGGGTGAAAGGGCCATTCTTGCGATGGTTGGCATTACTTTCTGGCGGAAATGTGAGTGGAACAGGGCTCTGGAAATTTTTTCAGATTTGTTGAAAGAAGAGAATGAAATCGCCTTTGATGACAGGTTCCTGTCTCTCCAGGGAGCCCTGGAGAGAGGTGTTGCAATTTTGCGAAACAGGGTGCGTATGGGACGTGAACTTCAAGACCCTAAGAAAATACTCCAGCCGCTTTTTTCTTTATCATCCATATATCTTATTTCAGGGGAGCTGGAAGAATTAAATTCTACTTTGAGCGAATCAATTTCTTTGGCGGATCAATTAGGGGAGAAAGAAATCCTGGATGCCGCACAAGGAATCAGGCAACTGGCATTTCCAACTTGA
- a CDS encoding leucine--tRNA ligase produces the protein MTVYEPNSIEAKWQAYWEENQSFKVELDSSKEKYYLLEMFPYPSGRIHMGHVRNYTIGDALARFKRMQGFNVLHPLGWDAFGMPAENAAIKNKTHPAEWTFENIRTMRKQIKALGLSYDWDREIATCHPGYYKWNQWFFLKFLEKGLAYRKNSTINWCEDCQTVLANEQVVDGRCWRCDNEVLQKQQEGWFFKITEYADRLLDGCKALEGKWPEQVLTMQTNWIGKSFGAEVDFKVQQSDEVIKVFTTRPDTLYGAMFMVLAPEHPLTEKLSRGTEQEKAVDTFVRKVKIQDTISRTSEGGEKEGVFTGAYAVNPLTGESIPVWTANFVLMDYGTGAIMSVPAHDQRDMDFARKYDLPIRVVIQPESGPVDTDTKAYTADGAMVNSGSFDGLIGQEARRSVCQHLEKENIGKATINYRLRDWGVSRQRYWGTPIPVIHCSGCGIVPVPEDQLPVELPLDAQLGDKGQSPLHTLESFYKTSCPKCGADAQRDTDTLDTFICSSWYFDRYTSPRSEKEPFSRENINYWMSVDQYVGGIEHAILHLLYSRFFNLVLKDLDLTQALEPFDRLLTQGMVIKDGAKMSKSKGNVVDPDEIIKNYGADTARIFILFAAPPVKDLEWSDQGVEGCSRFLKRVWRIFSEFIEETKTIALPGESFTATAPEVKALRRMTHITIRRVTEDIETRMQFNTAIAAIMELVNHLFIFKEWWENNRDEKNRAAIREALETLVLTLSPFAPHIAEEMASQIGLAKNQGQWLWPKYREDLTQTDEILIVLQVNGKVRQKISVASDIGDEDLKARSLEDPKIQEWTKDKQIKKVIVVPKKLVNIVIQ, from the coding sequence ATGACCGTCTACGAACCAAATTCCATTGAAGCCAAATGGCAGGCTTACTGGGAAGAAAACCAATCTTTTAAAGTAGAGTTAGACTCTTCCAAAGAAAAATATTACCTGCTGGAAATGTTTCCCTATCCATCAGGCAGAATCCATATGGGCCACGTTCGCAACTACACAATAGGCGATGCACTGGCCCGTTTCAAACGCATGCAGGGTTTTAACGTCCTGCACCCATTAGGCTGGGACGCGTTTGGAATGCCGGCAGAAAATGCCGCCATCAAAAACAAAACTCACCCTGCCGAATGGACATTTGAGAATATTCGCACCATGAGGAAGCAGATCAAAGCACTGGGTCTCAGCTATGACTGGGATCGTGAAATAGCTACCTGCCACCCCGGTTATTATAAATGGAACCAGTGGTTTTTTCTAAAGTTCCTGGAAAAGGGACTCGCCTACCGAAAAAATTCCACAATCAACTGGTGTGAAGACTGCCAAACCGTTCTCGCCAACGAACAGGTTGTGGATGGCCGGTGCTGGCGATGCGATAACGAAGTATTGCAAAAACAACAGGAAGGCTGGTTCTTCAAAATCACTGAATATGCTGACAGGTTGCTGGATGGTTGTAAAGCCCTTGAGGGGAAATGGCCGGAACAAGTGCTTACCATGCAAACCAACTGGATAGGCAAAAGCTTTGGCGCTGAAGTGGACTTTAAAGTCCAGCAGAGTGACGAAGTCATTAAAGTGTTCACAACTCGACCCGACACTTTATACGGCGCAATGTTTATGGTTCTTGCCCCTGAGCACCCCCTTACAGAAAAGCTTTCACGTGGAACTGAACAAGAAAAAGCTGTAGACACTTTTGTTCGAAAAGTAAAAATACAGGACACGATCTCAAGAACCAGCGAAGGAGGAGAAAAGGAAGGAGTGTTCACCGGGGCTTATGCCGTGAACCCTTTAACGGGTGAGTCCATTCCTGTATGGACCGCAAATTTTGTACTCATGGATTACGGCACCGGCGCAATCATGTCTGTTCCCGCTCACGACCAACGGGATATGGATTTTGCCCGCAAATATGACCTGCCGATCCGGGTTGTCATTCAACCAGAATCCGGACCCGTAGACACAGACACCAAAGCGTATACAGCTGATGGCGCGATGGTGAATTCCGGTTCTTTCGATGGGTTGATCGGACAGGAAGCTCGCAGATCGGTTTGCCAGCATCTGGAAAAAGAAAACATTGGCAAAGCCACCATTAATTATCGCCTTCGCGACTGGGGTGTTTCCCGGCAACGCTATTGGGGAACTCCAATTCCAGTTATCCATTGTTCAGGATGTGGAATCGTGCCTGTTCCAGAAGACCAATTGCCGGTGGAACTTCCACTCGATGCACAATTAGGTGATAAAGGTCAGTCTCCTTTACACACTCTCGAGTCTTTCTATAAAACTTCATGCCCGAAATGCGGTGCCGATGCTCAACGTGATACCGATACGCTCGATACCTTCATTTGTTCTTCCTGGTATTTTGACCGATACACGTCTCCTCGATCTGAAAAAGAGCCTTTTAGCAGAGAAAATATCAACTACTGGATGTCGGTCGATCAATATGTAGGTGGTATTGAACACGCTATTTTACATCTTCTTTATTCCAGATTTTTTAACCTGGTGTTGAAGGATCTTGACTTGACCCAGGCCCTGGAACCTTTTGACAGGCTATTGACCCAGGGAATGGTCATTAAAGATGGGGCCAAAATGTCCAAGTCCAAGGGCAATGTGGTGGACCCGGACGAAATCATCAAAAACTATGGTGCCGATACAGCCCGCATATTCATTCTTTTTGCCGCACCACCGGTTAAAGATCTGGAATGGAGTGATCAGGGTGTAGAAGGGTGTTCAAGGTTTTTGAAAAGGGTCTGGAGAATTTTTAGCGAATTTATTGAAGAAACAAAAACTATTGCTTTGCCTGGAGAATCTTTTACGGCAACCGCTCCCGAAGTCAAAGCACTTCGCAGAATGACACATATCACCATAAGAAGAGTGACAGAAGATATTGAAACAAGAATGCAGTTCAACACAGCCATTGCCGCGATTATGGAGTTGGTCAATCACCTCTTCATTTTCAAGGAGTGGTGGGAAAACAACCGTGATGAAAAAAATCGAGCGGCAATAAGAGAAGCTCTGGAAACCCTGGTGCTGACCTTGTCACCTTTCGCCCCACATATCGCCGAAGAAATGGCATCACAAATAGGGCTTGCAAAAAATCAAGGTCAATGGCTCTGGCCAAAATACAGAGAAGATTTAACGCAAACGGATGAAATATTGATCGTCCTGCAGGTCAATGGTAAAGTGAGACAGAAGATATCTGTCGCATCGGATATTGGCGATGAAGATTTGAAAGCCCGCTCTCTGGAGGACCCCAAAATCCAGGAGTGGACAAAAGATAAGCAAATCAAAAAAGTTATTGTCGTTCCAAAGAAACTCGTGAACATAGTCATCCAATGA
- the glpE gene encoding thiosulfate sulfurtransferase GlpE, which produces MFKEIDPHKAQEMIEEDSANVVDIRDPGSYASGHVPNAFSLNDSNVQEYIESADKEKPLIVYCYHGISSRGAAEYLSKNGFKEVYSMTGGYEAWPD; this is translated from the coding sequence ATGTTCAAGGAAATTGATCCTCACAAAGCTCAAGAAATGATTGAAGAAGATTCAGCGAACGTTGTCGATATTCGAGATCCCGGGTCATATGCTTCAGGACATGTTCCCAATGCGTTTTCTTTAAACGATAGCAATGTTCAGGAGTATATAGAATCTGCGGACAAGGAAAAACCACTCATCGTTTACTGCTATCATGGCATCTCGAGCAGAGGTGCTGCCGAATACTTGTCAAAAAACGGATTCAAAGAAGTTTACAGTATGACAGGAGGTTACGAAGCCTGGCCAGACTAG
- the holA gene encoding DNA polymerase III subunit delta, with amino-acid sequence MTPDNLIQKISKGQTDPFYFLYGTETFYHTEVIQSLVKQWITDENRDFNLENFDARESTVSDWIGSAKTLSFLGGKKLVIVRNLQDAIPQDKDAQALIDYAESPVSESCLLITSNKVDRKRKLFKKLVGLKTAVACEAPKENELINWLCDRAKESNYSLSFDAARSMVNRAGARPGILAKELEKTFLYAGKNKSISEQDVAEVVGENKLENVFALTDALKTKNPETALRLLKNQIDHGEEPIKILGTIAWQFRMIWEVKHYQTKNLPAGQIAKTMGANPYVVDKALQHTRRFSTRQLRTGYLELTKADRRLKSTSQDPLAVMQTLILNLCH; translated from the coding sequence GTGACGCCTGATAATCTGATCCAGAAAATCTCAAAAGGTCAAACTGATCCCTTCTACTTCCTCTATGGCACGGAAACTTTCTACCACACTGAGGTCATTCAGTCCCTGGTTAAACAATGGATCACAGATGAAAACCGGGACTTTAATCTGGAAAACTTTGACGCACGTGAAAGCACTGTTAGTGATTGGATAGGATCTGCCAAAACCCTGTCTTTTCTTGGTGGGAAAAAACTGGTGATCGTACGCAACCTGCAAGACGCCATACCTCAGGACAAGGATGCCCAGGCCCTCATTGACTACGCAGAGTCTCCTGTTTCAGAATCCTGTTTGCTTATCACGTCTAACAAGGTGGACCGCAAAAGAAAATTATTCAAAAAACTGGTGGGATTAAAAACCGCTGTAGCCTGTGAGGCTCCTAAAGAAAATGAGCTTATTAACTGGCTTTGTGATAGAGCGAAAGAAAGTAATTACTCTCTATCATTTGATGCAGCACGATCAATGGTGAATCGAGCAGGAGCTCGGCCAGGTATTCTGGCAAAGGAATTGGAAAAGACTTTTCTCTACGCAGGCAAAAACAAATCCATTTCGGAACAGGATGTCGCTGAAGTGGTTGGAGAAAACAAGTTGGAAAATGTTTTTGCGCTTACAGATGCCTTGAAAACAAAAAATCCAGAAACAGCATTACGCTTACTCAAAAACCAAATAGATCATGGAGAAGAACCAATAAAGATTCTTGGTACTATTGCCTGGCAATTTAGAATGATCTGGGAAGTAAAACACTATCAGACAAAAAACCTGCCTGCCGGTCAAATCGCAAAAACCATGGGAGCCAATCCTTATGTGGTTGACAAAGCTTTGCAACATACCCGCCGGTTCAGCACCCGGCAATTACGCACAGGCTATCTGGAATTGACCAAAGCCGACAGAAGACTGAAGTCGACCTCGCAAGACCCATTAGCGGTGATGCAAACCCTGATTCTTAACCTATGCCACTAG